One Streptomyces sp. NBC_01237 genomic region harbors:
- a CDS encoding HAD hydrolase-like protein, which yields MSDQQYASRPRGSSTALSEAYDTALLDLDGVVYAGGVAIDHAVGSLGTARDGGMRLAYVTNNALRTPDAVAEHLTELGVPAEPADVITSAQAVARLMSDQLPSGARVLVIGGEGLRVALRERGLVPVESADDGPAAVAQGYGGPDMAWGRFAEASYAIARGVPWFASNTDLTIPSARGIAPGNGAAVEVVRIATGAEPQVAGKPLPPMHRETVLRTGAERPLVVGDRLDTDIEGAFNGGVDSLLVLTGVTDAAQLLAAEPRHRPTYVDRDLRGLLTGQPEVTAAGDAFRCGDWTALVRGEALVLEGDGDALDGLRALCGAAWTQAGEGSCGLDAAKAIARLGL from the coding sequence ATGAGTGATCAGCAGTACGCGTCCCGGCCGCGCGGGAGCAGCACGGCGCTGAGCGAGGCGTACGACACGGCCCTGCTCGACCTGGACGGGGTGGTGTACGCGGGCGGGGTGGCGATCGATCACGCCGTCGGGTCACTGGGCACCGCGCGGGACGGCGGCATGCGTCTGGCGTATGTGACCAACAACGCGCTGCGGACACCGGACGCCGTGGCGGAGCACCTGACCGAGCTGGGGGTTCCTGCCGAGCCCGCCGATGTGATCACCTCGGCGCAGGCGGTGGCCCGGCTGATGTCCGATCAGTTGCCCTCCGGGGCACGGGTGTTGGTGATCGGCGGCGAAGGGCTGCGGGTCGCGTTGCGGGAACGCGGCCTGGTGCCGGTGGAGTCGGCGGACGACGGGCCGGCGGCGGTGGCCCAGGGGTACGGCGGGCCGGACATGGCCTGGGGGCGTTTCGCCGAGGCGAGCTATGCGATCGCTCGGGGGGTGCCGTGGTTCGCGTCCAACACCGATCTGACGATTCCGAGTGCCCGCGGTATCGCGCCGGGCAACGGTGCGGCGGTGGAGGTGGTTCGGATCGCCACCGGTGCCGAGCCCCAGGTCGCCGGCAAACCGTTGCCGCCGATGCACCGGGAGACGGTGCTGCGGACCGGGGCCGAGCGGCCGCTGGTGGTCGGCGACCGTTTGGACACGGACATCGAGGGGGCGTTCAACGGGGGCGTGGACTCGCTGCTGGTCCTGACCGGGGTGACCGACGCGGCGCAGCTGCTGGCCGCCGAGCCCCGGCACCGGCCGACCTATGTGGACCGGGATCTGCGGGGGCTGCTGACCGGGCAGCCCGAGGTGACCGCGGCCGGTGACGCGTTCCGGTGCGGTGACTGGACGGCCCTGGTGCGCGGGGAGGCCCTGGTGCTGGAGGGCGACGGGGACGCGCTCGACGGGCTGCGGGCTCTGTGCGGGGCCGCGTGGACACAGGCCGGCGAGGGTTCGTGCGGGCTG
- a CDS encoding DUF1015 domain-containing protein: protein MNTSGPVEQGLRLIPFRGLRYVPERVGSLAAVTSPPYDVVVRPDGLHHLESADPHNIVRLILPQADTAEARHRQAAETLGRWLTEGVLAPDPAPALYVYEQRNSEILQRGVIGALALSPAADGIVLPHEDVMDHVVEDRADLMRTMQAHLEPLLLTYRGDGTRTGTTAVIERMTDRPPLLATTTEDGFSHRLWAVTDPAERAEIEVDLSRQQALIADGHHRWATYLRLQREQAAPGPWDFGLVLLVDTARYPLQVRAIHRLLRGLPVSEAIASLTGLFRVSEVDGPLPHALDALAGAAAEGNAFLLAGDGGFHLVDRPDRALLTRTVPTDRPAAWRTLDATVLHSTLLDHVWRIPDAPEHISYIHDTAAAVEQAERLGATAVLMYPVREEVVRDLARQGVTMPRKSTSFGPKPASGLVLRSLGVN, encoded by the coding sequence ATGAACACATCAGGTCCCGTCGAGCAGGGGCTGCGGTTGATCCCGTTCCGCGGACTGCGTTACGTCCCCGAGCGGGTCGGCAGCCTCGCCGCGGTGACCTCGCCCCCGTACGACGTCGTCGTCAGGCCGGACGGACTCCACCACCTGGAATCCGCGGACCCGCACAACATCGTCCGGCTGATCCTGCCGCAGGCGGACACCGCCGAGGCCCGCCACCGGCAGGCGGCCGAGACCCTCGGCCGCTGGCTGACCGAAGGCGTGCTCGCCCCGGACCCCGCACCGGCGCTCTACGTCTACGAGCAGCGCAACAGCGAGATCCTGCAACGCGGAGTGATAGGCGCCCTGGCGCTCTCCCCCGCTGCCGACGGCATCGTTCTCCCGCACGAAGACGTCATGGACCACGTCGTCGAGGACCGCGCCGACCTGATGCGGACGATGCAGGCCCATCTGGAACCGCTGCTGCTCACCTACCGCGGCGACGGCACCCGGACCGGCACGACCGCTGTCATCGAACGCATGACGGACCGTCCGCCCCTGCTGGCCACCACGACGGAGGACGGCTTCAGCCATCGCCTCTGGGCCGTCACCGACCCCGCCGAGCGGGCCGAGATCGAGGTGGACCTCTCCCGGCAGCAGGCCCTGATCGCCGACGGCCACCACCGCTGGGCCACCTACCTCCGGCTCCAGCGGGAACAGGCCGCGCCCGGCCCGTGGGACTTCGGCCTGGTCCTCCTCGTCGACACGGCCCGCTACCCGCTCCAGGTCCGCGCCATCCACCGGCTGCTGCGCGGCCTCCCGGTCTCCGAAGCGATCGCCTCCCTCACCGGCCTCTTCCGCGTCAGCGAGGTCGACGGGCCGCTCCCTCATGCCCTCGACGCCCTGGCCGGGGCGGCGGCCGAAGGCAACGCGTTCCTCCTCGCGGGCGACGGCGGCTTCCACCTGGTGGACCGCCCGGACCGGGCCCTCCTCACCCGTACGGTGCCGACGGACCGCCCAGCGGCCTGGCGCACCCTGGACGCGACGGTCCTGCACTCCACACTGCTGGACCACGTCTGGCGAATCCCCGACGCCCCCGAGCACATCTCGTACATCCACGACACCGCGGCAGCCGTCGAACAGGCCGAACGGCTCGGTGCCACGGCGGTACTGATGTATCCGGTACGCGAGGAGGTCGTCCGGGATCTGGCCAGGCAGGGCGTCACCATGCCCCGCAAATCGACGTCCTTCGGCCCCAAGCCGGCCTCGGGCCTGGTCCTGCGCAGCCTCGGCGTGAACTGA